The proteins below come from a single Miscanthus floridulus cultivar M001 chromosome 1, ASM1932011v1, whole genome shotgun sequence genomic window:
- the LOC136479556 gene encoding large ribosomal subunit protein eL36z-like: MEPPPAKTGLFVGLNKGHVVTKRELPPRLSAHKGKATIRACFVRCVIREIAGLAPYEKRITALLTVCKDKRVLKVAKRKLGTHKRAKKKHEEMLNLLRRKRYETLSGTDWW, from the exons ATGGAGCCGCCGCCGGCGAAGACGGGGCTGTTCGTGGGGCTGAACAAGGGCCACGTCGTCACCAAGCGCGAGCTCCCGCCTCGCCTTTCCGCCCACAAAGGA AAAGCTACCATCAGGGCCTGTTTCGTAAGGTGTGTGATTAGGGAAATTGCTGGATTGGCACCATATGAGAAGCGCATCACTGCGCTTCTGACGGTTTGTAAGGACAAGCGTGTTCTTAAGGTGGCAAAAAGAAAGCTTGGGACACACAAGAGAGCCAAGAAGAAGCATGAAGAGATGCTCAATCTTCTTAGGAGGAAGAG ATACGAGACGTTAAGCGGCACAGATTGGTGGTGA